One Deinococcus sp. YIM 134068 genomic region harbors:
- a CDS encoding glycoside hydrolase family 3 protein produces MTLPDLSASPFFLDAEAQAWVARTRDGLSLSEKLAQLLVPIGLRLDRAELDRFLALGVGGVSRFVTVDPGALRDSTTYLQERSRVPMLLSTDLEGGELASVGGTAGTPYPNQMAVATTDDPVFAQRLGQVMGREGRAVGFNLTFSPVADLDLNPRSPIVNTRSFGSDVGRVTAFCEATIQALQAEGVAACAKHWPGDGMDDRNQHLVTSENTLDLPAWEASYGAVFRHLIASGVRTVMPGHITFPAYAHARGRPDEADLPATLSPLLTTTLLREELGFGGVVVSDATEMGGFTSQGRREDTVPQVIAAGCDILLFPTDVERDLEFLRRGVADGRLTGARVDEAVTRVLALKASLGLHRSTALPEASTLRAPEHLAWAEECAERAVTLVSDTQNLLPLDPTKHRRLLVIRQPRRTNGLGFPLPDLRVPDLLGEAGFEVTLYTPGTRVSPDDFDALLYVVAQEGLMVRDDLRLDWMELHGNPFRAMERFWDVLPTAIVSLGTPYYALEAPRCKTLVNAYSPVLPMQEAVVRALTGGQPFSGVSPVDASSALRPVRERRDPVVER; encoded by the coding sequence ATGACACTCCCCGATCTGAGCGCATCCCCCTTCTTCCTCGACGCCGAGGCGCAAGCCTGGGTCGCCCGCACGCGCGACGGGCTGAGCCTGAGCGAGAAGCTCGCGCAACTGCTCGTCCCCATCGGCCTGCGGCTGGACCGCGCGGAACTCGACCGCTTCCTGGCCCTCGGTGTGGGCGGCGTGTCCCGCTTCGTCACCGTCGATCCGGGGGCGCTCCGCGACTCCACGACCTACCTGCAGGAACGCAGCCGCGTGCCGATGCTGCTCAGCACCGACCTGGAGGGCGGGGAACTCGCCTCGGTCGGCGGCACGGCGGGCACGCCCTACCCGAACCAGATGGCGGTGGCGACGACCGACGATCCCGTCTTCGCCCAGCGGCTCGGGCAGGTGATGGGCCGCGAGGGCCGGGCCGTCGGCTTCAACCTCACGTTCTCGCCGGTCGCGGACCTCGACCTCAACCCGCGCAGCCCCATCGTGAACACCCGCTCGTTCGGGAGTGACGTGGGGCGGGTGACGGCCTTCTGTGAGGCGACGATTCAGGCCCTCCAGGCCGAGGGGGTCGCTGCCTGCGCCAAACACTGGCCGGGCGACGGGATGGACGACCGCAACCAGCACCTCGTCACCAGTGAGAACACGCTGGACCTGCCCGCGTGGGAGGCGAGTTACGGGGCGGTGTTCCGCCACCTGATCGCGTCGGGCGTGAGGACGGTCATGCCGGGGCACATCACGTTCCCCGCCTATGCCCACGCGCGGGGGAGGCCGGACGAGGCGGACCTGCCCGCGACCCTCTCGCCCCTGCTGACCACCACGCTGCTGAGGGAGGAACTGGGCTTTGGCGGCGTGGTCGTGTCGGACGCGACCGAGATGGGCGGCTTCACCTCGCAGGGACGGCGGGAGGACACCGTGCCCCAGGTGATCGCGGCGGGCTGCGACATCCTGCTCTTCCCCACCGACGTGGAGCGCGACCTGGAGTTCCTGCGCCGGGGCGTGGCGGACGGGCGGCTGACGGGGGCGCGGGTGGACGAGGCGGTGACGCGCGTCCTGGCGCTCAAGGCGTCGCTGGGGCTGCACAGGAGCACCGCTCTCCCGGAGGCCAGCACGCTCCGCGCCCCGGAACATCTCGCCTGGGCGGAGGAATGCGCGGAGCGGGCCGTGACGCTGGTCAGCGATACCCAGAACCTCCTGCCGCTCGATCCCACCAAGCACCGCCGCCTGCTCGTCATCCGCCAGCCCCGCCGCACGAACGGCCTGGGCTTCCCGCTGCCCGACCTGCGCGTGCCCGACCTGCTGGGGGAGGCGGGCTTCGAGGTCACGCTGTACACGCCGGGGACGCGGGTCAGCCCCGACGACTTCGACGCCCTGCTCTACGTGGTGGCGCAGGAGGGGCTGATGGTGAGGGACGACCTGCGGCTGGACTGGATGGAGCTGCACGGCAACCCCTTCCGGGCGATGGAACGCTTCTGGGACGTGCTGCCCACGGCCATCGTCTCGCTCGGCACGCCGTATTACGCCCTTGAAGCGCCGCGCTGCAAGACGCTCGTCAACGCCTACTCGCCCGTTCTGCCGATGCAGGAGGCCGTGGTGCGTGCCCTGACCGGGGGGCAGCCGTTCTCCGGCGTGAGTCCGGTGGACGCCTCCTCGGCCCTGCGCCCGGTGCGGGAGCGGCGGGACCCCGTGGTGGAGCGGTGA